The proteins below are encoded in one region of Cardiocondyla obscurior isolate alpha-2009 linkage group LG29, Cobs3.1, whole genome shotgun sequence:
- the LOC139112550 gene encoding uncharacterized protein isoform X1, producing the protein MTGARMRPALVVSLLLSFLAVALRGVQGEDEPKQVPSEDLCRPYIEKALKDLGTGSLEQISAEVGIEIDQESHEEASPTSEETGEVTDDASKEETEEEPVEESTQSAVADDSEEAIEEQADVSEEAQQVSAEREEQSEEVTAESAQVSVQEEETEQIEEASTEATEGDGEQQTDFSEEVKAEGEDEEKFDQEAKDERSEEVNIDEDAKSEEEGDEIEKSKEQEESKEATDEIKIESQEEAKAQQTSAEVSVEEEETDKEEEGDGKAEAESNEDQTVGSSGEDEKSQSEEAQEESAETKDEGKERESAEDTETTDSVEEETKSEEEQTEAKSVEEEQETSVEEETKSEKKEEEISEEAEEKSVEEDDGKSEEDAKSKEKDVKLRGKREAGEDGTDDESAEEDGNSTLSEAREEEQELTPEEDLIQEIEIPENLRPRDHINQLLKLDEENEEKERAVEKQADVILRDLKRLYDNAIKPLETMYKYRDLSNRHFGDPEIFSKPLILFMGPWSGGKSSIINYLLDIEYKPMSLRTGGLRECLEEHCKSPNGKNDTGAEPSPAYFNIIMHGEEEEVLDGTQLAADWTFSGLQKFGQGLLDRLRGLRLNNKLLEKVNIVEIPGILEIRKQVQRLFPFNDACQWFIDRADIIFLVYDPAKLDVGPETEAILDQLKGREYQTRIILNKADQVKPEELMRVQGALIWNISPLMSSAEPPIMYSTSLWSIPYEAGAPIRLLYAQERAFLRDLRSAINKRVEHKIASARRFAVRVRNHAKMVDCYLTTYYNHKTFFGNKREISDKIIENPQDYHIYEGLSTLTNISRYDLPDPDVYRDFFRLNPLYDFPLLSSTCTYFRGCPINRLDVAIAYDLPELVGSYKKSVEAVLHEHESSSPPS; encoded by the exons ATGACGGGTGCGCGGATGAGACCCGCGCTCGTCGTGAGCCTCCTCCTGAGCTTTCTAGCCGTTGCCCTACGAG GAGTACAGGGTGAGGACGAGCCAAAACAAGTACCATCCGAGGACCTATGTCGACCGTACATCGAGAAAGCGTTGAAGGATCTCGGCACAG GATCTTTAGAGCAGATCAGTGCAGAGGTCGGAATCGAGATCGACCAGGAGAGCCACGAAGAAGCGTCACCCACGAGCGAGGAA actGGCGAGGTAACAGACGACGCATCGAAAGAAGAAACTGAGGAGGAACCGGTAGAGGAAAGCACACAGTCGGCGGTTGCTGACGACAGCGAGGAAGCGATCGAAGAGCAAGCCGATGTTAGCGAAGAAGCACAGCAAGTGTCCGCCGAAAGAGAGGAACAAAGCGAGGAAGTCACGGCTGAAAGTGCTCAAGTTAGCGTTCAAGAag aagAAACGGAACAAATTGAGGAAGCGTCCACTGAGGCAACGGAAGGCGATGGAGAGCAGCAAACCGACTTCTCCGAAGAAGTGAAAGCTGAGGgagaagatgaagaaaaatTCGATCAAGAAGCAAAAGACGAAAGGTCTGAAGAGGTGAATATAGACGAAGATGCGAAATCCGAAGAAGAAGGGGATGAAATCGAAAAATCGAAAGAACAGGAAGAATCCAAAGAAGCCactgatgaaataaaaatcgaatcTCAGGAAGAGGCGAAAGCTCAACAAACATCCGCGGAAGTTAGCGTTGAAGAAGAGGAAACTGAcaaagaggaagagggagaCGGTAAGGCTGAGGCGGAATCGAACGAAGATCAAACGGTAGGATCAAGCGGTGAGGATGAGAAAAGTCAGTCCGAGGAGGCGCAAGAGGAAAGTGCTGAAACCAAGGatgaaggaaaagaaagggaaagcGCGGAAGATACCGAAACAACAGATTCCGTAGAGGAAGAAACAAAATCAGAAGAAGAGCAAACAGAGGCAAAATCCGTTGAAGAAGAACAGGAAACCTCGGTAGAGGAAGAAACAAAAtcagaaaagaaagaagaggagaTATCGGAAGAAGCTGAAGAAAAATCCGTAGAAGAAGATGACGGAAAGTCAGAAGAAGATGCCAAATCGAAGGAAAAAGATGTAAAATTGCGCGGCAAGCGAGAAGCCGGTGAAGACGGCACAGATGACGAATCAGCGGAAGAAG aTGGCAATTCCACATTGTCAGAAGCCAGGGAGGAAGAACAGGAGCTTACCCCAGAAGAAGATTTGATTCAGGAAATCGAAATTCCGGAGAATCTTCGGCCCAGAGATCACATTAATCAATTGCTAAAACTGGACGAAGAAAAtgaagagaaagaacgagCTGTGGAAAAACAAGCTGATGTTATTCTTCGAGATTTGAAGAGACTCTACGACAACGCCATAAAACCGCTAGAGACTATGTACAAATACAGAGACTTGAGCAACAGGCATTTTGGAG ATCCTGAAATATTTTCCAAGCctctaatattatttatgggACCGTGGAGCGGCGGGAAATCATCCATCATTAATTATCTGCTCGACATCGAGTACAAACCAATGTCGTTGAGGACAG GTGGTTTGAGAGAGTGCTTAGAAGAGCATTGCAAATCGCCAAATGGAAAAAATGACACAGGAGCCGAGCCATCACCGGCGTACTTCAACATAATAATGCACGGTGAGGAGGAGGAGGTTCTCGACGGCACCCAGCTGGCCGCCGACTGGACTTTCTCGGGTTTGCAGAAGTTTGGGCAGGGTCTGTTGGATCGCCTCAGAGGCCTACGACTTAACAACAAGCTGCTTGAAAAA GTGAACATTGTCGAGATCCCGGGTATTTTAGAGATTCGAAAACAAGTTCAACGCTTGTTTCCTTTTAACGATGCGTGTCAATGGTTCATCGATCGAGcggatataatatttttagtcTACGATCCTGCCAAGTTGGACGTCGGACCCGAAACCGAGGCGATCCTTGACCAATTAAAGGGAAGAGAATATCAg ACTCGTATTATCCTGAACAAAGCCGATCAGGTAAAGCCTGAAGAACTCATGAGAGTGCAGGGTGCCCTAATCTGGAATATATCGCCGCTAATGTCAAGCGCGGAGCCGCCAATAATGTACTCCACATCGTTATGGTCGATACCTTACGAGGCTGGTGCTCCCATCAGGCTGTTGTACGCTCAAGAACGCGCATTCCTTCGCGACCTACGTTCCGCAATAAACAAAAGGGTCGAGCACAAGATAGCGAGCGCTAGAAGATTCGCC GTGCGAGTGCGCAATCACGCTAAGATGGTAGATTGCTATCTGACGACGTATTACAATCACAAAACGTTTTTCGGAAACAAGCGAGAAATCAGCGACAAGATCATCGAGAACCCACAGGACTATCACATCTACGAGGGCCTGAGCACTTTGACCAACATATCGCGCTACGATTTACCAGATCCGGATGTCTACCGTGACTTTTTCCGATTGAATCCGTTATACGATTTCCCGCTACTGAGCTCCACGTGTACGTACTTCCGTGGTTGCCCGATCAACAGGCTCGACGTGGCCATCGCTTACGATCTACCCGAGTTGGTCGGCAGCTACAAAAAGTCGGTGGAAGCGGTGTTACACGAGCACGAAAGCAGTAGCCCGCCGAGTTGA
- the LOC139112550 gene encoding uncharacterized protein isoform X5, which translates to MTGARMRPALVVSLLLSFLAVALRGVQGEDEPKQVPSEDLCRPYIEKALKDLGTGSLEQISAEVGIEIDQESHEEASPTSEETGEVTDDASKEETEEEPVEESTQSAVADDSEEAIEEQADVSEEAQQVSAEREEQSEEVTAESAQVSVQEEETEQIEEASTEATEGDGEQQTDFSEEVKAEGEDEEKFDQEAKDERSEEVNIDEDAKSEEEGDEIEKSKEQEESKEATDEIKIESQEEAKAQQTSAEVSVEEEETDKEEEGDGKAEAESNEDQTVGSSGEDEKSQSEEAQEESAETKDEGKERESAEDTETTDSVEEETKSEEEQTEAKSVEEEQETSVEEETKSEKKEEEISEEAEEKSVEEDDGKSEEDAKSKEKDVKLRGKREAGEDGTDDESAEEDGNSTLSEAREEEQELTPEEDLIQEIEIPENLRPRDHINQLLKLDEENEEKERAVEKQADVILRDLKRLYDNAIKPLETMYKYRDLSNRHFGDPEIFSKPLILFMGPWSGGKSSIINYLLDIEYKPMSLRTGAEPSPAYFNIIMHGEEEEVLDGTQLAADWTFSGLQKFGQGLLDRLRGLRLNNKLLEKVNIVEIPGILEIRKQVQRLFPFNDACQWFIDRADIIFLVYDPAKLDVGPETEAILDQLKGREYQTRIILNKADQVKPEELMRVQGALIWNISPLMSSAEPPIMYSTSLWSIPYEAGAPIRLLYAQERAFLRDLRSAINKRVEHKIASARRFAVRVRNHAKMVDCYLTTYYNHKTFFGNKREISDKIIENPQDYHIYEGLSTLTNISRYDLPDPDVYRDFFRLNPLYDFPLLSSTCTYFRGCPINRLDVAIAYDLPELVGSYKKSVEAVLHEHESSSPPS; encoded by the exons ATGACGGGTGCGCGGATGAGACCCGCGCTCGTCGTGAGCCTCCTCCTGAGCTTTCTAGCCGTTGCCCTACGAG GAGTACAGGGTGAGGACGAGCCAAAACAAGTACCATCCGAGGACCTATGTCGACCGTACATCGAGAAAGCGTTGAAGGATCTCGGCACAG GATCTTTAGAGCAGATCAGTGCAGAGGTCGGAATCGAGATCGACCAGGAGAGCCACGAAGAAGCGTCACCCACGAGCGAGGAA actGGCGAGGTAACAGACGACGCATCGAAAGAAGAAACTGAGGAGGAACCGGTAGAGGAAAGCACACAGTCGGCGGTTGCTGACGACAGCGAGGAAGCGATCGAAGAGCAAGCCGATGTTAGCGAAGAAGCACAGCAAGTGTCCGCCGAAAGAGAGGAACAAAGCGAGGAAGTCACGGCTGAAAGTGCTCAAGTTAGCGTTCAAGAag aagAAACGGAACAAATTGAGGAAGCGTCCACTGAGGCAACGGAAGGCGATGGAGAGCAGCAAACCGACTTCTCCGAAGAAGTGAAAGCTGAGGgagaagatgaagaaaaatTCGATCAAGAAGCAAAAGACGAAAGGTCTGAAGAGGTGAATATAGACGAAGATGCGAAATCCGAAGAAGAAGGGGATGAAATCGAAAAATCGAAAGAACAGGAAGAATCCAAAGAAGCCactgatgaaataaaaatcgaatcTCAGGAAGAGGCGAAAGCTCAACAAACATCCGCGGAAGTTAGCGTTGAAGAAGAGGAAACTGAcaaagaggaagagggagaCGGTAAGGCTGAGGCGGAATCGAACGAAGATCAAACGGTAGGATCAAGCGGTGAGGATGAGAAAAGTCAGTCCGAGGAGGCGCAAGAGGAAAGTGCTGAAACCAAGGatgaaggaaaagaaagggaaagcGCGGAAGATACCGAAACAACAGATTCCGTAGAGGAAGAAACAAAATCAGAAGAAGAGCAAACAGAGGCAAAATCCGTTGAAGAAGAACAGGAAACCTCGGTAGAGGAAGAAACAAAAtcagaaaagaaagaagaggagaTATCGGAAGAAGCTGAAGAAAAATCCGTAGAAGAAGATGACGGAAAGTCAGAAGAAGATGCCAAATCGAAGGAAAAAGATGTAAAATTGCGCGGCAAGCGAGAAGCCGGTGAAGACGGCACAGATGACGAATCAGCGGAAGAAG aTGGCAATTCCACATTGTCAGAAGCCAGGGAGGAAGAACAGGAGCTTACCCCAGAAGAAGATTTGATTCAGGAAATCGAAATTCCGGAGAATCTTCGGCCCAGAGATCACATTAATCAATTGCTAAAACTGGACGAAGAAAAtgaagagaaagaacgagCTGTGGAAAAACAAGCTGATGTTATTCTTCGAGATTTGAAGAGACTCTACGACAACGCCATAAAACCGCTAGAGACTATGTACAAATACAGAGACTTGAGCAACAGGCATTTTGGAG ATCCTGAAATATTTTCCAAGCctctaatattatttatgggACCGTGGAGCGGCGGGAAATCATCCATCATTAATTATCTGCTCGACATCGAGTACAAACCAATGTCGTTGAGGACAG GAGCCGAGCCATCACCGGCGTACTTCAACATAATAATGCACGGTGAGGAGGAGGAGGTTCTCGACGGCACCCAGCTGGCCGCCGACTGGACTTTCTCGGGTTTGCAGAAGTTTGGGCAGGGTCTGTTGGATCGCCTCAGAGGCCTACGACTTAACAACAAGCTGCTTGAAAAA GTGAACATTGTCGAGATCCCGGGTATTTTAGAGATTCGAAAACAAGTTCAACGCTTGTTTCCTTTTAACGATGCGTGTCAATGGTTCATCGATCGAGcggatataatatttttagtcTACGATCCTGCCAAGTTGGACGTCGGACCCGAAACCGAGGCGATCCTTGACCAATTAAAGGGAAGAGAATATCAg ACTCGTATTATCCTGAACAAAGCCGATCAGGTAAAGCCTGAAGAACTCATGAGAGTGCAGGGTGCCCTAATCTGGAATATATCGCCGCTAATGTCAAGCGCGGAGCCGCCAATAATGTACTCCACATCGTTATGGTCGATACCTTACGAGGCTGGTGCTCCCATCAGGCTGTTGTACGCTCAAGAACGCGCATTCCTTCGCGACCTACGTTCCGCAATAAACAAAAGGGTCGAGCACAAGATAGCGAGCGCTAGAAGATTCGCC GTGCGAGTGCGCAATCACGCTAAGATGGTAGATTGCTATCTGACGACGTATTACAATCACAAAACGTTTTTCGGAAACAAGCGAGAAATCAGCGACAAGATCATCGAGAACCCACAGGACTATCACATCTACGAGGGCCTGAGCACTTTGACCAACATATCGCGCTACGATTTACCAGATCCGGATGTCTACCGTGACTTTTTCCGATTGAATCCGTTATACGATTTCCCGCTACTGAGCTCCACGTGTACGTACTTCCGTGGTTGCCCGATCAACAGGCTCGACGTGGCCATCGCTTACGATCTACCCGAGTTGGTCGGCAGCTACAAAAAGTCGGTGGAAGCGGTGTTACACGAGCACGAAAGCAGTAGCCCGCCGAGTTGA
- the LOC139112550 gene encoding uncharacterized protein isoform X4 → MTGARMRPALVVSLLLSFLAVALRGVQGEDEPKQVPSEDLCRPYIEKALKDLGTGSLEQISAEVGIEIDQESHEEASPTSEETGEVTDDASKEETEEEPVEESTQSAVADDSEEAIEEQADVSEEAQQVSAEREEQSEEVTAESAQVSVQEEETEQIEEASTEATEGDGEQQTDFSEEVKAEGEDEEKFDQEAKDERSEEVNIDEDAKSEEEGDEIEKSKEQEESKEATDEIKIESQEEAKAQQTSAEVSVEEEETDKEEEGDGKAEAESNEDQTVGSSGEDEKSQSEEAQEESAETKDEGKERESAEDTETTDSVEEETKSEEEQTEAKSVEEEQETSVEEETKSEKKEEEISEEAEEKSVEEDDGKSEEDAKSKEKDVKLRGKREAGEDGTDDESAEEEAREEEQELTPEEDLIQEIEIPENLRPRDHINQLLKLDEENEEKERAVEKQADVILRDLKRLYDNAIKPLETMYKYRDLSNRHFGDPEIFSKPLILFMGPWSGGKSSIINYLLDIEYKPMSLRTGGLRECLEEHCKSPNGKNDTGAEPSPAYFNIIMHGEEEEVLDGTQLAADWTFSGLQKFGQGLLDRLRGLRLNNKLLEKVNIVEIPGILEIRKQVQRLFPFNDACQWFIDRADIIFLVYDPAKLDVGPETEAILDQLKGREYQTRIILNKADQVKPEELMRVQGALIWNISPLMSSAEPPIMYSTSLWSIPYEAGAPIRLLYAQERAFLRDLRSAINKRVEHKIASARRFAVRVRNHAKMVDCYLTTYYNHKTFFGNKREISDKIIENPQDYHIYEGLSTLTNISRYDLPDPDVYRDFFRLNPLYDFPLLSSTCTYFRGCPINRLDVAIAYDLPELVGSYKKSVEAVLHEHESSSPPS, encoded by the exons ATGACGGGTGCGCGGATGAGACCCGCGCTCGTCGTGAGCCTCCTCCTGAGCTTTCTAGCCGTTGCCCTACGAG GAGTACAGGGTGAGGACGAGCCAAAACAAGTACCATCCGAGGACCTATGTCGACCGTACATCGAGAAAGCGTTGAAGGATCTCGGCACAG GATCTTTAGAGCAGATCAGTGCAGAGGTCGGAATCGAGATCGACCAGGAGAGCCACGAAGAAGCGTCACCCACGAGCGAGGAA actGGCGAGGTAACAGACGACGCATCGAAAGAAGAAACTGAGGAGGAACCGGTAGAGGAAAGCACACAGTCGGCGGTTGCTGACGACAGCGAGGAAGCGATCGAAGAGCAAGCCGATGTTAGCGAAGAAGCACAGCAAGTGTCCGCCGAAAGAGAGGAACAAAGCGAGGAAGTCACGGCTGAAAGTGCTCAAGTTAGCGTTCAAGAag aagAAACGGAACAAATTGAGGAAGCGTCCACTGAGGCAACGGAAGGCGATGGAGAGCAGCAAACCGACTTCTCCGAAGAAGTGAAAGCTGAGGgagaagatgaagaaaaatTCGATCAAGAAGCAAAAGACGAAAGGTCTGAAGAGGTGAATATAGACGAAGATGCGAAATCCGAAGAAGAAGGGGATGAAATCGAAAAATCGAAAGAACAGGAAGAATCCAAAGAAGCCactgatgaaataaaaatcgaatcTCAGGAAGAGGCGAAAGCTCAACAAACATCCGCGGAAGTTAGCGTTGAAGAAGAGGAAACTGAcaaagaggaagagggagaCGGTAAGGCTGAGGCGGAATCGAACGAAGATCAAACGGTAGGATCAAGCGGTGAGGATGAGAAAAGTCAGTCCGAGGAGGCGCAAGAGGAAAGTGCTGAAACCAAGGatgaaggaaaagaaagggaaagcGCGGAAGATACCGAAACAACAGATTCCGTAGAGGAAGAAACAAAATCAGAAGAAGAGCAAACAGAGGCAAAATCCGTTGAAGAAGAACAGGAAACCTCGGTAGAGGAAGAAACAAAAtcagaaaagaaagaagaggagaTATCGGAAGAAGCTGAAGAAAAATCCGTAGAAGAAGATGACGGAAAGTCAGAAGAAGATGCCAAATCGAAGGAAAAAGATGTAAAATTGCGCGGCAAGCGAGAAGCCGGTGAAGACGGCACAGATGACGAATCAGCGGAAGAAG AAGCCAGGGAGGAAGAACAGGAGCTTACCCCAGAAGAAGATTTGATTCAGGAAATCGAAATTCCGGAGAATCTTCGGCCCAGAGATCACATTAATCAATTGCTAAAACTGGACGAAGAAAAtgaagagaaagaacgagCTGTGGAAAAACAAGCTGATGTTATTCTTCGAGATTTGAAGAGACTCTACGACAACGCCATAAAACCGCTAGAGACTATGTACAAATACAGAGACTTGAGCAACAGGCATTTTGGAG ATCCTGAAATATTTTCCAAGCctctaatattatttatgggACCGTGGAGCGGCGGGAAATCATCCATCATTAATTATCTGCTCGACATCGAGTACAAACCAATGTCGTTGAGGACAG GTGGTTTGAGAGAGTGCTTAGAAGAGCATTGCAAATCGCCAAATGGAAAAAATGACACAGGAGCCGAGCCATCACCGGCGTACTTCAACATAATAATGCACGGTGAGGAGGAGGAGGTTCTCGACGGCACCCAGCTGGCCGCCGACTGGACTTTCTCGGGTTTGCAGAAGTTTGGGCAGGGTCTGTTGGATCGCCTCAGAGGCCTACGACTTAACAACAAGCTGCTTGAAAAA GTGAACATTGTCGAGATCCCGGGTATTTTAGAGATTCGAAAACAAGTTCAACGCTTGTTTCCTTTTAACGATGCGTGTCAATGGTTCATCGATCGAGcggatataatatttttagtcTACGATCCTGCCAAGTTGGACGTCGGACCCGAAACCGAGGCGATCCTTGACCAATTAAAGGGAAGAGAATATCAg ACTCGTATTATCCTGAACAAAGCCGATCAGGTAAAGCCTGAAGAACTCATGAGAGTGCAGGGTGCCCTAATCTGGAATATATCGCCGCTAATGTCAAGCGCGGAGCCGCCAATAATGTACTCCACATCGTTATGGTCGATACCTTACGAGGCTGGTGCTCCCATCAGGCTGTTGTACGCTCAAGAACGCGCATTCCTTCGCGACCTACGTTCCGCAATAAACAAAAGGGTCGAGCACAAGATAGCGAGCGCTAGAAGATTCGCC GTGCGAGTGCGCAATCACGCTAAGATGGTAGATTGCTATCTGACGACGTATTACAATCACAAAACGTTTTTCGGAAACAAGCGAGAAATCAGCGACAAGATCATCGAGAACCCACAGGACTATCACATCTACGAGGGCCTGAGCACTTTGACCAACATATCGCGCTACGATTTACCAGATCCGGATGTCTACCGTGACTTTTTCCGATTGAATCCGTTATACGATTTCCCGCTACTGAGCTCCACGTGTACGTACTTCCGTGGTTGCCCGATCAACAGGCTCGACGTGGCCATCGCTTACGATCTACCCGAGTTGGTCGGCAGCTACAAAAAGTCGGTGGAAGCGGTGTTACACGAGCACGAAAGCAGTAGCCCGCCGAGTTGA
- the LOC139112550 gene encoding uncharacterized protein isoform X6 — protein MTGARMRPALVVSLLLSFLAVALRGVQGEDEPKQVPSEDLCRPYIEKALKDLGTGSLEQISAEVGIEIDQESHEEASPTSEETGEVTDDASKEETEEEPVEESTQSAVADDSEEAIEEQADVSEEAQQVSAEREEQSEEVTAESAQVSVQEEETEQIEEASTEATEGDGEQQTDFSEEVKAEGEDEEKFDQEAKDERSEEVNIDEDAKSEEEGDEIEKSKEQEESKEATDEIKIESQEEAKAQQTSAEVSVEEEETDKEEEGDGKAEAESNEDQTVGSSGEDEKSQSEEAQEESAETKDEGKERESAEDTETTDSVEEETKSEEEQTEAKSVEEEQETSVEEETKSEKKEEEISEEAEEKSVEEDDGKSEEDAKSKEKDVKLRGKREAGEDGTDDESAEEEAREEEQELTPEEDLIQEIEIPENLRPRDHINQLLKLDEENEEKERAVEKQADVILRDLKRLYDNAIKPLETMYKYRDLSNRHFGDPEIFSKPLILFMGPWSGGKSSIINYLLDIEYKPMSLRTGAEPSPAYFNIIMHGEEEEVLDGTQLAADWTFSGLQKFGQGLLDRLRGLRLNNKLLEKVNIVEIPGILEIRKQVQRLFPFNDACQWFIDRADIIFLVYDPAKLDVGPETEAILDQLKGREYQTRIILNKADQVKPEELMRVQGALIWNISPLMSSAEPPIMYSTSLWSIPYEAGAPIRLLYAQERAFLRDLRSAINKRVEHKIASARRFAVRVRNHAKMVDCYLTTYYNHKTFFGNKREISDKIIENPQDYHIYEGLSTLTNISRYDLPDPDVYRDFFRLNPLYDFPLLSSTCTYFRGCPINRLDVAIAYDLPELVGSYKKSVEAVLHEHESSSPPS, from the exons ATGACGGGTGCGCGGATGAGACCCGCGCTCGTCGTGAGCCTCCTCCTGAGCTTTCTAGCCGTTGCCCTACGAG GAGTACAGGGTGAGGACGAGCCAAAACAAGTACCATCCGAGGACCTATGTCGACCGTACATCGAGAAAGCGTTGAAGGATCTCGGCACAG GATCTTTAGAGCAGATCAGTGCAGAGGTCGGAATCGAGATCGACCAGGAGAGCCACGAAGAAGCGTCACCCACGAGCGAGGAA actGGCGAGGTAACAGACGACGCATCGAAAGAAGAAACTGAGGAGGAACCGGTAGAGGAAAGCACACAGTCGGCGGTTGCTGACGACAGCGAGGAAGCGATCGAAGAGCAAGCCGATGTTAGCGAAGAAGCACAGCAAGTGTCCGCCGAAAGAGAGGAACAAAGCGAGGAAGTCACGGCTGAAAGTGCTCAAGTTAGCGTTCAAGAag aagAAACGGAACAAATTGAGGAAGCGTCCACTGAGGCAACGGAAGGCGATGGAGAGCAGCAAACCGACTTCTCCGAAGAAGTGAAAGCTGAGGgagaagatgaagaaaaatTCGATCAAGAAGCAAAAGACGAAAGGTCTGAAGAGGTGAATATAGACGAAGATGCGAAATCCGAAGAAGAAGGGGATGAAATCGAAAAATCGAAAGAACAGGAAGAATCCAAAGAAGCCactgatgaaataaaaatcgaatcTCAGGAAGAGGCGAAAGCTCAACAAACATCCGCGGAAGTTAGCGTTGAAGAAGAGGAAACTGAcaaagaggaagagggagaCGGTAAGGCTGAGGCGGAATCGAACGAAGATCAAACGGTAGGATCAAGCGGTGAGGATGAGAAAAGTCAGTCCGAGGAGGCGCAAGAGGAAAGTGCTGAAACCAAGGatgaaggaaaagaaagggaaagcGCGGAAGATACCGAAACAACAGATTCCGTAGAGGAAGAAACAAAATCAGAAGAAGAGCAAACAGAGGCAAAATCCGTTGAAGAAGAACAGGAAACCTCGGTAGAGGAAGAAACAAAAtcagaaaagaaagaagaggagaTATCGGAAGAAGCTGAAGAAAAATCCGTAGAAGAAGATGACGGAAAGTCAGAAGAAGATGCCAAATCGAAGGAAAAAGATGTAAAATTGCGCGGCAAGCGAGAAGCCGGTGAAGACGGCACAGATGACGAATCAGCGGAAGAAG AAGCCAGGGAGGAAGAACAGGAGCTTACCCCAGAAGAAGATTTGATTCAGGAAATCGAAATTCCGGAGAATCTTCGGCCCAGAGATCACATTAATCAATTGCTAAAACTGGACGAAGAAAAtgaagagaaagaacgagCTGTGGAAAAACAAGCTGATGTTATTCTTCGAGATTTGAAGAGACTCTACGACAACGCCATAAAACCGCTAGAGACTATGTACAAATACAGAGACTTGAGCAACAGGCATTTTGGAG ATCCTGAAATATTTTCCAAGCctctaatattatttatgggACCGTGGAGCGGCGGGAAATCATCCATCATTAATTATCTGCTCGACATCGAGTACAAACCAATGTCGTTGAGGACAG GAGCCGAGCCATCACCGGCGTACTTCAACATAATAATGCACGGTGAGGAGGAGGAGGTTCTCGACGGCACCCAGCTGGCCGCCGACTGGACTTTCTCGGGTTTGCAGAAGTTTGGGCAGGGTCTGTTGGATCGCCTCAGAGGCCTACGACTTAACAACAAGCTGCTTGAAAAA GTGAACATTGTCGAGATCCCGGGTATTTTAGAGATTCGAAAACAAGTTCAACGCTTGTTTCCTTTTAACGATGCGTGTCAATGGTTCATCGATCGAGcggatataatatttttagtcTACGATCCTGCCAAGTTGGACGTCGGACCCGAAACCGAGGCGATCCTTGACCAATTAAAGGGAAGAGAATATCAg ACTCGTATTATCCTGAACAAAGCCGATCAGGTAAAGCCTGAAGAACTCATGAGAGTGCAGGGTGCCCTAATCTGGAATATATCGCCGCTAATGTCAAGCGCGGAGCCGCCAATAATGTACTCCACATCGTTATGGTCGATACCTTACGAGGCTGGTGCTCCCATCAGGCTGTTGTACGCTCAAGAACGCGCATTCCTTCGCGACCTACGTTCCGCAATAAACAAAAGGGTCGAGCACAAGATAGCGAGCGCTAGAAGATTCGCC GTGCGAGTGCGCAATCACGCTAAGATGGTAGATTGCTATCTGACGACGTATTACAATCACAAAACGTTTTTCGGAAACAAGCGAGAAATCAGCGACAAGATCATCGAGAACCCACAGGACTATCACATCTACGAGGGCCTGAGCACTTTGACCAACATATCGCGCTACGATTTACCAGATCCGGATGTCTACCGTGACTTTTTCCGATTGAATCCGTTATACGATTTCCCGCTACTGAGCTCCACGTGTACGTACTTCCGTGGTTGCCCGATCAACAGGCTCGACGTGGCCATCGCTTACGATCTACCCGAGTTGGTCGGCAGCTACAAAAAGTCGGTGGAAGCGGTGTTACACGAGCACGAAAGCAGTAGCCCGCCGAGTTGA